GGCGCACGAGCTCAGGCAGCACGTCCGCGATGTTGCCCAGGAGTCCCACGGAAAGGGCTTCGCCGTTGGCGCGGGCCCGTAGTACCTTGTCCAGGGCCTCGTCCAGGTCTGTGCACATCTCATCCAGATAGCCCGTTTCAAGGCGGCGCTGAATGCGAGCCGGATCGATTTCCACGCCGAGGAAGGCTGCTTCATTCATCGTGGCGGCCAGGGGCTGAGCGCCGCCCATGCCGCCCAGACCTGCAGTGACTACCAGCCGTCCTTTGAGCGTGCCTCCAAAATGCTGGCGGGCACATTCGGCGAAAGTCTCGTAGGTTCCCTGGAGGATGCCCTGCGTGCCGATGTAGATCCAGGAGCCCGCGGTCATCTGGCCATACATGATCAGGCCCAGGGCTTCCAGCCGCCGAAATTCGTCCCAGGTAGCCCAGCGCGGCACCAGGTTGCTGTTGGCGATCAGCACGCGCGGAGCCATTTCGTGCGTGCGAAAGACACCGACCGGCTTGCCGCTCTGCACCAGCAGCGTTTCGTCGTTCTCCAGCCGCTTGAGGGTTTCAACGATTTTGTGGAAGCAGGCCCAGTTGCGGGCAGCCTTGCCCGTGCCACCGTAGACGATCAGCTCATCCGGCTTTTCAGCGACGTCCGGATCCAGATTATTCATCAGCATGCGGAGGGCGGCTTCCTGGTGCCAGCCTTTGCAGTGCAACTGGGTGCCGCGAGGAGCCCGAATGACGGTCCGTGTCGTTTCCATGGCCGTGTGAGTGGATGGTGTTCGAAGCGCTTCCGATCTGCATGCAAAACGCTTCGGCCTCTGGGAAAGTTCAGGCTGTTGAGTGCTTTTCTGGCATCCAGGGGGTCTCTGCTGTGCCCCGGCGATGGTTGACCCAGCGCGCCAGCACGAACAGCAGGTCCGAAAGGCGATTCAAAAAACGTAAGACCTCTGGGTTAAGCGTCTCCTGTTGCAGGGCTTCGACCACGAGCCGTTCGGCCCGGCGGCAGACCGTGCGGGCTACGTGCAGCGTGGCCGCAGCGGGTGCACCGCCTGGCAGAATGAAGGTTTTCAAAGGGGGAAGCTGGGCTTCCAGACGGTCGATTTCCCGTTCAAGGCTGTCGATGTGGTCTGCTTTGATGCGGACGGTACGGGCCCGGCTGTCGAGCGGGGTGGCCAGGTCGGCTCCCACCTCGAAGAGCATGCCCTGAAGACGCTGAAGAAGGGTTTCCAGGTCAGATTCCTCAGAGAGCAACTGCGTACGTGCCAGTCCCAGCCAGGCGTTCAGCTCATCTACGGTCCCATAGGCGGCAATCAGCGGATGGCTTTTGGGCACGCGTCCGCCGCCAAACAGGCCGGTTGTGCCGTCGTCTCCTGTGCGGGTGTAGATCTTCATGAGAGCGTCGGGGTTTCGGTGATCGGATGAAGGTAGTGAATGCAACGCATGCCATCGGGCAGGTCGTGGATACGTGCTTTCATGCGAAAGACGCGAGCGATCAGGTCTTCGGTGAGCACCTCATCGGGTGGTCCGTCGGCTACCAGGTGTCCCTGGTGCAGGACCAGCAGTCGGTCGGCGTAGCGGGCAGCCAGCGACAGATCATGAAAGACCGCCACGACTGTGCGGCCGGCCGCGACCAAGTCGCGCACGCGATCGAGAAATTCAAACTGATAATGCACGTCCAGGTGGGCGGTGGGTTCGTCGAGCAGGAGCAGGTCTGCTTCCTGAGCCAGTGCCTGGGCCAGAAAGACGCGCTGTTGCTCTCCGCCGCTGAGCGTGTGGATCAGGCGATGCGTGGCGTCTGCCAGATCAACGGTCGCCAGAGCCTCGCGCACGCGGACCCGATCGGTCGTCGTGAAAGGTTCCAGCCAGCCTTTATGGGGCGCTCGTCCCAGCAACACGATATCTTCAACGGTGAAGTCGAAGGCGAGCGTGGGGGCCTGGCGCACCACAGCTACCCGCCGGGCCAGGGCGCGGCGGGGCCAGCTCTGCAGCGGCCGCCCTTCCAGGAGCAGTTGTCCGCTGTAGGGCAACACGCCGCTGATCGTACGAATCAACGTCGTTTTACCGCTGCCGTTTGGTCCCAGCAAGCCCACAAAGGAACCGGCCGGAATCTGGAAGGTGAGTCCGTGTAGAATCGTGCGCCCACCAAGCGCTACCTGTAATCCATTTGCTGTGACCATGCAGCCAGTAACCTGTCTCCGGAATCGACGCTCTTATGCTACAACGGTCGGAGGTCTGGTGCAAGCCGGTTTGCTGCTTCTTCTGATTTTGACCGGATGCGACACGCGGCAACAGGAAGATTTTCTGAGCGCGGCCCTCCGGCCGCCGGAAGGCTTCACCCGAACCGACGAAAATGGGCAGGTGCTTTCTGTGGATCCAGACGACTGGCGCGTGGCGCCGGCCTACCGGGGATATCTTCGTTTTGATCCGGCCTATCCCAACCCGTTTTCTGGCGGCGAGGTGCGGTTGCCCTTTTATGTCTTTTCTTCGCTGAGCGGCGGGTTGAGCCTCTGGGCCAACGATGTAGAGGGCCGGCCGCGCTTGCTCGACGAGCATCCGTCGCTCACGCAGCCCGGTGCCTATGTGTTTACGTTCGATCCTGCTGTGCTGACACCCGACCGCAACCTGGCTCGTCTGGAAGGGCTCCACCGACTCTACGTCTACCGGGGCACCGATCTAGTTTCGTACGGAGACCTGATGATCCAGGTGCCCTGATAGCATGCGGGTAATTTCTAGAAGGAAAATGGCTGTCGTGAGGACGCACCTGGCACCCACCAGGATAGGCTGCATCCTGCTGGTGGGGTGGGGAAGCGTGTTGGTGGGGAGCGGAGGATGTCGCAGTGTTCCTGCAGCATTGGAGGCATCGGACGCCTTCGAAGCGCCTGCGTTCGTACTGGAAGCTATTCCTGTGTTGCGAAATGGCAGGTCAGGCGTTGAGCTATATCTAGGGCTCAGACCACGTTCGCTGGTTTTTGTGGAGGTGGACACAGCCTATCGGGCGACCTATGAAGTGCTGGTTCGACTTCTGGACGAAATGGGACAGGTGCGTTATGAACAGGCTTTTCATGATACGCTCTGGGTTCCGAGCTTTGCGGCGACGCGCACGCACGCCTTCCAGGTGTGGCATCGGTTTGTAGCCTATCAACCGGGCCGGTATCGGCTGGAGGTGACGGTGATGGATCGGAGCAGCCGGCGCTATGCGACGCATCGCCGTCAGATCCATCTGTTAGATCCGACCGCTCAGGGCCCTGTGCTCAGCTCTGTGTGGTTGATGCAGCGTGCGGCCGATGGACGCTATGCGGTCTATCCGGGTCTCCATGTCGCGGCCGCAGGCGATTCGCTGCGGGCTGCAGTCAAGCTGTTCAGGCTGAGGCCGCAGCATCAGGTGCAGGTGCAAATGCGCCTGATGTATTTTCTAACGGATACCAGTGCGGCGCGTTTGCCGTATGACCTGATGCCAATGCCTGGCACGCTGCCTTATCAGGGCATCCGGTATGACCGTCCGGAGACGCTCCGGGTGTCTACGCGCCGGGTGGAAGGGTTAAGGGGTCAGATACAGGTAGATTTTCCCTTACCTCCTCTGGTGAAACGGGGTGTCTATCGGGTGGAGGTGGTCGCTCAGGTTGAAGGGCAGCACCGTTCGATCCTTAGTCGCCGCGAGCTGGCTGTGCATAGCCCTGCCTTTCCACAGGTGACGACGCTGGATCAGATGGTCGAGGCTCTGGTCTATCTGACCTATCCAGAGGAATGGGCGTTTCTGCGCGCGGCTCGGACGCCCGTGGAGCTCCGGCATCGCTTTGATGCCTTCTGGGGACGCCTGATCGGCGATCGACGTAGGGCAGCGCGTTTGCTTCGCCTGTACTATGAGCGCATTGAACAGGCCAACTGGCAGTTCACTACCTTTAAAGAGGGCTGGCAGACGGATCGGGGCATGGTCTACGTGATACTGGGGCCTCCTTTCTTTATCGAAGAGCGGTTTGATGCGCACCTCTGGTATTACACGTACAATGAGCAGGATTCGCGCTACGTGTTTGTGTTTGAGCGTGTGTACCAGTCCGGGGCAGCGTTCGGGCATTACGTGCTTCGTCGCCACCCTTTCTACTACGAAGTATGGCAACAAGCGCTGAGGCGCTGGCGCACGGGGCAGGTGCTTTAAAAGTCGGTGCCATTGGCAGGCACATAAAACTGACGAATCGCCCGGATGGCAGTAGGGTCACCCGAAATGCGCCGTGCTGTTTCGACAATGCGCATCAGTTGCTCCTGGGAGAGCGGCTTATCGATGGCGCTTACCTCATAGGCAAACCCGTAGCGGCTAAAATCCCGGTGGCTTGATTGCAGGTTGCTGGCCCCGGCTTCGTAGATGGCGTCGCTGATTGCTTTTTTTGTTCCTCGCGCATCGCTATGCACGACGCTGAGCACCCAGTATGGTGGTTCGGCTTCGACGCCAATCACTTGTCCTGGACCAAACACCGTGTCGCGCACGGTGCCGTACTTATTGAACAGATGGGCCGTGCCGGCTACGTAGGCCGCAATGCGCGGCTGAGCTTCCTGCGTTGCTGCGCCGATGTGGGGCGTGCAGACAATCTCTGGAATGCCGGCATACGGGTTGTGCCAGGTGTCGTCCTTGCTGGCAGGTTCACTGGGGTAGACATCGACCGCGGCTGCCTGCACATGTCCCTCCTGAACCGCTCGGATCAGGTCTTCCGGTTTATGGATAAAGCCTCGGGCTGCATTGATAAAGATGCGGGGGCTATTGGGTCCGCGTTCTGCTCCGAGCTGGGCGAAGTGTTCGTACGTGATCAGGTTGCGATTGGAGCGGCCGCGGTGATCTTCGGCCGACACATGGACCGTCACAAAGTCGGCCACGCGGAATGCTTCGGTCAGCGTTCGGCAGGCTGTCCAGCCCAGCGTGCGGCCTACTTCGCGGGCTACTTCACGGTTGTCGTAGAAGTAAACCTGCATGCCAAACTTTTCGGCCATCTGGGCCACCTGCTTACCGATATTGCCCAGGCCGATGATGGCGATGGTTTTGCCCTGCAGCTCGTACCGTTTGCGATTATCCTTGGTCCATACGTGACGATGAGCTGCTTCATTGGCCTGGAAGACCCGACGCGCCAGGCAGATCATCTCGCCGAAGACCAGCTCAACGACCGAGCGCGCGTTGCTGATGGGGTCGTTCATCACCATGACCCCTTCCCGTGCGCAGGCTTCCTTGTCTACTGAGTCGTCTCCAATGCAGCAGAGAATGACAGCGGCCAGGTTTTCCGAGGCCTGCAGCACGCGCTCGTCGACAAGAAAGCGGCTGCGCTTAAAAATTAGATCATGCTGCCCTTCCTTCAGGCGCTCAATGACGGCCTCGGGCTGTTGCACGACGGCATCCGGTAGCCGTTCGGGTTCAATGCCCTGAGCGCGCAGGTAATCATCCAGGCTGGGATCGGGGTGCTCCAGAATGAGCGCCTTTTTGAACTGATCGTTGAGGAAGCGGACGCCATCAATTTTGGCCATGGGACCCTGAGGGAGTGATCACGTGGGGGCAGAAGCCTGGCACTTCAACGCAATGTGTGGGAAAAGGTGCGCTGCCTTCACAGGGTCCCCACAAAAGAAAGCGCTTCCTTTCTTGATTTATCACTTGCTACGGTTTATTTTTAATGAACGGTTGTTCAATCTTTCGTGTAGTACCATTGAGTCGTAACGAACTGCAGGAAGCGATCCTGGAAGCCGCCCAGTACCTGCTGATCCGCGAAGGATACGGCAGTTTGACCATGCGGCGCATCGCGCAGCGGGCTGGTTGCAGTGTCGGAAGTCTTTACCTGTATTTTGACAATAAGGAAGGACTGCTGTTTTCGCTGCTGGATCGGGCGCAAGAGCGACTGGCCGAACGCTTCTTTGATCCGAAGATTCAATCCATTGAGGAGCCACGAGCGCGGTTGCAGGCGTTAGCCCGAGCCTATGTAGACTTTGGACTGACGTATCCTGAATCCTACGAAATTCTGTTCATGCTGCATCCGCGGGAGCTGGCTTCCTATCCGGAGGAGCGGATGCAGCGGGCTTATCGATTGCTGGATCCCATTGTGGAGGCCATTGAGGACTACGTGCACCGCCATGGGTTGGAAATGCCGGACGTTCGCGTAGCAGCGGTGTCGTTCTGGAGCGCGCTGCATGGCATTGTCAGCTTGCTGCTGGCCGGACGCCTGGTGCGGCTACGGCTGGAAGTGGACCACGAAGCGCTGATCGAACACGCTATCCGGCAGGCCATCGGTGGACTCTGCCGGCTCATGCGACGCAAAGATAATCGCGAAGTATGACCGAACTGGACGGCAGCGTACGTTACCTGGATCTGAACTATCTGGGCACAGATCAACTGATCGCCTGTGCCGTCCTGGAAGCCCCTGAAGGATTGTTGCTGGTAGATCCAGGGCCAACTTCTACGCTAGCGCATCTGAAGGCTGCCTTGCAAGAGGCGGGTGCTTCGCTGAATGATGTGCGCGCGCTGCTGCTAACGCACATTCATCTGGACCATGCCGGCGCGACCGGGTCCATTGTGGCCGAAGCCCCGCATGTGCAGGTATTTGTGCATCGCTTGGGAGCACCGCACCTGGTGGATCCAAGTCGTCTGCTGGCCAGCGCTCGCCGGCTCTACGGGGAATTGATGGAGCCGCTCTGGGGAGCGGTGCTGCCGGTGCCGGAGAGCCAGGTGATAGCGCTCGATGGAAACGAACGGATCCGCCCCGGTGGACGTCCCCTGGAAGTGGCGTATACACCGGGCCATGCGGTGCATCACGTCAGTTTTCTGGATCTGGATACGGGCACAGCCTTTGTCGGCGACACGGCGGGCATGCAAATTACGGGCACGCGCTGCGTGCTCCCGGTAGCGCCGCCTCCTGACATTCAGGTAGAGGCCTGGCATGAGAGCTTGCAGCGCATCGCCCAATGGCGGCCGCGACGGCTTTTCGTCACGCACTTTGGCCCTTCGGAAGACCCCGAGGAACACCTGGATCAGATGGCTCGCCGGCTTGATGCGATGCTTGAGGCGGTGCAGCGCTCGCTGGCTGCTGAGGGGGAGGATGCGCAGCGGGCCGACGCATTTCATGAAAGCGTGATGGCGGAAATGCGCGCCTGCCTTCAGGACGAGACGCTCGTGTCCCGCTATGAGCAGTTTGGCCAGCCGCGAGCAAGCTGGTTTGGGCTGGCGCGTTACTGGCGGCGCAAGCAGGAGCAGCGTACCTCGTAATTATTATCGTCTCTCATGTGTAACAAATCAACTGCTAGGGGCCTATGCTACCCAGAACCTATCGCAAGCTGGTTGCGCGGCGGCTGACGTCCAACTTTCGTGAAGCCGCTGAACTTGTCGAAGTACCGATGCCTCGTCCCGGACCCGGTGAGGTGTTGATCCGCAACCGTTTCGCAGGGGTGAATGCCACGGATGTCAACATCACGGCTGGCCGTTACTATCCCACCACAACGCCTCCCTTTGACCTGGGCGCCGAAGCTGTTGGCGAAGTCGTAGCCGTAGGAGAAGGCGTAGAAAATCTCAAACCGGGTGATCCTGTAGGCACTATCAGGCTGGGGAGCGGCTACGCCGAATATCAACTCGTACCGGCCAGGCATGCGATCCCGGTGCCAGAGGTTTCGCCCGAAGTAGTTAGCCTCCTTATCAGCGGACTGACTGCCTCAATTTCGCTGGAGGAGGTGGCGCGCATTCGGGCCGGGGAGACCGTTCTGGTAACGGCCGCTGCCGGTGGAACCGGCCAGTATGCCGTGCAACTGGCCCGCCTGGCTGGCTGCACGGTGATTGGTACCTGTGGCTCTGCGGAGAAGGCCGCCCTGCTGCGGAAGCTGGGGTGCGACCGCGTAATCAACTATCGGGAAGAAGATGTGGCCCGCGTGCTGCGCGAGGCGTTCCCGGATGGCGTAGATGTGATCTATGAAAGCGTCGGTGGTGCGCTGTTCGATCTGTGCCTCAAGGCGCTGGCGCGGCACGGCCGGCTGCTGTGCATCGGGTTCATCAGTGAGTACCTTACCGGCCCCCAGCCAGTAACGCAGCCGCGCATTTACGCACAGCTCATTGCTAAATCGGCGTCGGTGCTTGGCTTTTTCCTGCCGCACTTTGTCACGCACTTTCGCACCCATCTGCCGCGACTCTTTCAACTGTACCGCACGGGTAAACTGCACGTTGCTATCGATCCTACGCCATTTGAAGGACTAGAATCCGTAGCGGATGCGGTCGAATATTTGCATGCCGGCCGAAGCGTCGGTAAGGTGGTGGTCCGCCTGTAAAAAATGATCTGCCTATGGCACGCGACGCTTACATCTTTGATGCAATCCGCACGCCTCGTGGCCGAGGCAAAACGA
The genomic region above belongs to Rhodothermus profundi and contains:
- a CDS encoding GWxTD domain-containing protein is translated as MRTHLAPTRIGCILLVGWGSVLVGSGGCRSVPAALEASDAFEAPAFVLEAIPVLRNGRSGVELYLGLRPRSLVFVEVDTAYRATYEVLVRLLDEMGQVRYEQAFHDTLWVPSFAATRTHAFQVWHRFVAYQPGRYRLEVTVMDRSSRRYATHRRQIHLLDPTAQGPVLSSVWLMQRAADGRYAVYPGLHVAAAGDSLRAAVKLFRLRPQHQVQVQMRLMYFLTDTSAARLPYDLMPMPGTLPYQGIRYDRPETLRVSTRRVEGLRGQIQVDFPLPPLVKRGVYRVEVVAQVEGQHRSILSRRELAVHSPAFPQVTTLDQMVEALVYLTYPEEWAFLRAARTPVELRHRFDAFWGRLIGDRRRAARLLRLYYERIEQANWQFTTFKEGWQTDRGMVYVILGPPFFIEERFDAHLWYYTYNEQDSRYVFVFERVYQSGAAFGHYVLRRHPFYYEVWQQALRRWRTGQVL
- a CDS encoding cob(I)yrinic acid a,c-diamide adenosyltransferase; the encoded protein is MKIYTRTGDDGTTGLFGGGRVPKSHPLIAAYGTVDELNAWLGLARTQLLSEESDLETLLQRLQGMLFEVGADLATPLDSRARTVRIKADHIDSLEREIDRLEAQLPPLKTFILPGGAPAAATLHVARTVCRRAERLVVEALQQETLNPEVLRFLNRLSDLLFVLARWVNHRRGTAETPWMPEKHSTA
- a CDS encoding quinone oxidoreductase family protein, with the translated sequence MLPRTYRKLVARRLTSNFREAAELVEVPMPRPGPGEVLIRNRFAGVNATDVNITAGRYYPTTTPPFDLGAEAVGEVVAVGEGVENLKPGDPVGTIRLGSGYAEYQLVPARHAIPVPEVSPEVVSLLISGLTASISLEEVARIRAGETVLVTAAAGGTGQYAVQLARLAGCTVIGTCGSAEKAALLRKLGCDRVINYREEDVARVLREAFPDGVDVIYESVGGALFDLCLKALARHGRLLCIGFISEYLTGPQPVTQPRIYAQLIAKSASVLGFFLPHFVTHFRTHLPRLFQLYRTGKLHVAIDPTPFEGLESVADAVEYLHAGRSVGKVVVRL
- a CDS encoding TetR/AcrR family transcriptional regulator — translated: MSRNELQEAILEAAQYLLIREGYGSLTMRRIAQRAGCSVGSLYLYFDNKEGLLFSLLDRAQERLAERFFDPKIQSIEEPRARLQALARAYVDFGLTYPESYEILFMLHPRELASYPEERMQRAYRLLDPIVEAIEDYVHRHGLEMPDVRVAAVSFWSALHGIVSLLLAGRLVRLRLEVDHEALIEHAIRQAIGGLCRLMRRKDNREV
- a CDS encoding MBL fold metallo-hydrolase codes for the protein MTELDGSVRYLDLNYLGTDQLIACAVLEAPEGLLLVDPGPTSTLAHLKAALQEAGASLNDVRALLLTHIHLDHAGATGSIVAEAPHVQVFVHRLGAPHLVDPSRLLASARRLYGELMEPLWGAVLPVPESQVIALDGNERIRPGGRPLEVAYTPGHAVHHVSFLDLDTGTAFVGDTAGMQITGTRCVLPVAPPPDIQVEAWHESLQRIAQWRPRRLFVTHFGPSEDPEEHLDQMARRLDAMLEAVQRSLAAEGEDAQRADAFHESVMAEMRACLQDETLVSRYEQFGQPRASWFGLARYWRRKQEQRTS
- a CDS encoding phosphoglycerate dehydrogenase, with the translated sequence MAKIDGVRFLNDQFKKALILEHPDPSLDDYLRAQGIEPERLPDAVVQQPEAVIERLKEGQHDLIFKRSRFLVDERVLQASENLAAVILCCIGDDSVDKEACAREGVMVMNDPISNARSVVELVFGEMICLARRVFQANEAAHRHVWTKDNRKRYELQGKTIAIIGLGNIGKQVAQMAEKFGMQVYFYDNREVAREVGRTLGWTACRTLTEAFRVADFVTVHVSAEDHRGRSNRNLITYEHFAQLGAERGPNSPRIFINAARGFIHKPEDLIRAVQEGHVQAAAVDVYPSEPASKDDTWHNPYAGIPEIVCTPHIGAATQEAQPRIAAYVAGTAHLFNKYGTVRDTVFGPGQVIGVEAEPPYWVLSVVHSDARGTKKAISDAIYEAGASNLQSSHRDFSRYGFAYEVSAIDKPLSQEQLMRIVETARRISGDPTAIRAIRQFYVPANGTDF
- a CDS encoding heme ABC transporter ATP-binding protein gives rise to the protein MVTANGLQVALGGRTILHGLTFQIPAGSFVGLLGPNGSGKTTLIRTISGVLPYSGQLLLEGRPLQSWPRRALARRVAVVRQAPTLAFDFTVEDIVLLGRAPHKGWLEPFTTTDRVRVREALATVDLADATHRLIHTLSGGEQQRVFLAQALAQEADLLLLDEPTAHLDVHYQFEFLDRVRDLVAAGRTVVAVFHDLSLAARYADRLLVLHQGHLVADGPPDEVLTEDLIARVFRMKARIHDLPDGMRCIHYLHPITETPTLS